The Bacteroides sp. AN502(2024) DNA segment GCGATCCAATGCCGGAACGGCAGCAACAGCAGAACCGGTATCATGTCCGGCCACCGCAATCACAGGGATAGCGCCCAACCCGGTAATTTTCTGTACCTCTTCCGTCAATACCCCCACCTTTTCACCCGGGAATACAAAACGACCGAAGTTCTTTTCGCTCAACCCTACCACCTTCAGCAACTCCGGTTCCAAACGACGTGTTTCCGCATTTACCAATTGGGCTGTTGAAGCGATTGTATATTCCGTCACCATTTCCCCGGTCAGCATATAACTCAATGCATCCGGCATAAACAGAATTTTATCGGCTACCGCCAGTGCGCTATCGTGATTACGACGCAAAGTATCCAACTGGAAAAGTGAATTAAAATTCATTATTTGAATCCCTGTCTTACCATATACTTCGCTACGGGAAATACGGGAGAAGAGGGTTTCCGGTGCTCCTACCGTATGAGGGTCGCGATATGAATAGGGCTGACGAAGCAGGTTTCCATCCTTTCCGATACATACAAAATCCACTCCCCAGGTATCAATACCGATAGAAGCTATGGATTCGCCACGGTGAGCCACCAACTTCAAACCGTCAATAATGTGACGATATAATGCATAAATATCCCAATAGAAATGCCCGCCCACTTCAATCAAGTGGTTAGGAAAACGGTTAATCTCTTCGAGGTTCAATCCGCCTTCAAAAAAAGTTCCCAAGATTGTACGTCCGCTCGTAGCGCCCAGATCGACTGCAAAAAAGTTTTGTTTCATGGTATTCTGTCTATATATTTAAGGTATCCATTTACCTACATGCAAAGATAGACGATTCCTTCCTCCCTTTGCTTATGTATTTTGATTGAAAGGATATACATTTTGACACAATTTTCATTTTCCGCATTTCATGATTCATTGTTGCATCAGAAAGGACCTCATTCCTTTCTGTGCAAAACAAACAACAAAATCAATCCTGACAAGCTTCTTAAATAAATATAATTTAGCAACGACCATATAAGTATTATGATATCCATAAATGTAATATATATAAAGACTAATTATGAAAAATGTCAAGCACCAATCCAAAGGACATAACAGATTGATATATTACCTCTGTTTATTTAATCTGATATTTATAACCTTTGCCTGCCAACAAATAAAAAATGGAGATTTACTTTTATCTACTGCAGATTCACTGATGTCCACCCACCCCGACAGCGCATTGCATCTACTGGAAAACATCTGCCTTTCAGAGATAAAAACACCTGCCCATAGAGCTAAATATGCCTTGTTGCTAACCCAAGCACAGGACAAGAACTACATCGCACCAACCACAGATTCATTAATACGTATAGCCACTGAATATTATGATTCGATAGATAATGACATAGAAATGCAGGCAAAAGCCCATTATTATCTCGGAAGAGTGTATCAGGAATTAGGAAATAATCCTGCCACCATACGTGAATTTCTCAAAGCAATGCCATTAGTGAAACAATCCAAAGACCACAAACTATTGTGCATGCTATATGGAAACCTTGGGTATGTATACTTCCAGCAAGATTTACTGGACAAAGCGGATTCTCTTTATATATGCGAGGAAGAACTTCTCAAACAAAAGACAGACTCCGCCCATTTAGCAACGTTACTTGTACAACGAGCAGATATTTGTATCATAAAAGGAAAGACATTTCATGGCAAAGCCGAAGAGTTGTTAAACCGGGCACTATCTATTGCTAAAAGACTGAACAATCCACATATAAAAATAGAGACCTTAGGTTCCCTAAGAATTCTTTATAACGAAATGGAAAAACCAGAAAAGGCAATTTCATGTATCAGACGTGAGCTTATATTACAAAAAGACACCGCTCAATCATATGGTACATATCTAAGTTTGAGCGATGCTTATCTCAGAAGCAATCAAAACGATTCGGCTGTTTACTATGCTCATAAAAGCCTATCATCTCCGAATTTTTATACTAAAGCCGGTGCTTGCATTATATTGGAAGATGTGGCACGAAAAAAAGGAGACTTTGCCGAAGCATTACGTTTCAGAGATGACTATGAAGCATACATGGATAGCACAAAACATATTGAACGTACAAAGGAAATTTTAGCAGTTGAAAAAGAAATCCTCCTTCAACAGAATGAGCAGAAACATAGAAGCAATCTATCATTATACTTGTATTACATCTATATCGGGGGTGGTTTCATACTAATACTCATTGTCTTTTTTTCATACAAACGAATCAAATATCGTCAGAAAACACAAACACTAAAGTTGGAACAAGAATCTCTATTACAGACCATCTCCACACAATCCATCCAAATGAAAAAAGATATGGAGAATAAAGATGCCGAGATAGCAGAGTTGAAACAAAAATGTGATAAATATAATGGAGATAAACTAAAATTAAATCAACTGAATAGCTGCCTCAATGAATTATTAAAAGAAAAAGACAAGATCTGTATAGGTATGGAGGATGCTATCGCAGAGAAAGAGAAAGCGATAGAACAACTTATGCAACAAATACAAGTATCAGATGAAATAAAGCACAATATCCATTTAGCAGAGCAACTGACTAACATAAAAAAAGAAAAAAGTTACTTGTTCGACAGTTTATTAACAAGTCGGTCTGCCGCCTACAAGACTTTAATAACCATAAAACAACATAATTATAGAAATCCGGATGCAAACGAAAAAGTACCGAATGAAATATGGGAAACATTGCTTTCGGAAATAGACCAATTAACACATGGATTTATCAAGCGATTGACAGGAAAGCACGAACGGCTATTGAAAGAAGATGTCTATTTCTGCTGTCTAGTTAAAATTGGCATGAAATATGCAGATATTGCGAATGTGTTCGGCTGCACTTCTAATGCTACATATAAAAGAAGAGATGCTATCATGAAAAGGATGAATGTAGAGACACCTATAAAATTTGAGATTCTGATTGAAGAGTTCTAATTGTAACATTTAACGTGAAATAACTTCAAAACAAATTAGGTTGCCTGTCCTTGACGAACTCTCTATGTCAATGGCTGGCTTCTTCTCGAAGCAGCAATACACCGCGATAGCAGAAAGTGCATTTGCGATAAAGCTGTTGAAAGACCGATGCCTAGAGTGCTCTATTCGTACGATATTCTTCAATTCATCATTCCCTTGTCATTGATTATCAGGTGCAGTTTGAATCCGAAGAACCGATTGTAATGGATGAGATCCTGTTGAGGCAGTTCGATAGAAGATGATTCCCGCGTGCATTTTTAATTGGGACAATTGCCTGTCAGGATGCTGTCCGTTAGGCAATTTTATTTCGTATAACTATAGTGTACTTTGCGTATGACTATAGTTATACGCAAGGGAGACTATAGTTATCCTTGCGGAACACTATAGTCATACGAAGTCAGAATAGGCAAAGCGATGAATCCGATTAGGCAATCAAAGGAAACCGGATTGAATAAATCCGGAGAACTGATTTGCTTATGCGTATATGGTAATGTGTAATGCAAACCGCCATTGATATGGTATATATCTAAGTATGGGCGATGCTTATCGTAGAAGCAATCAAAACGATTCGGCTGTACTTCCAATGCTACATATAAAAGAAGAGATGCTATCATGAAAAGGATGAATATAGAGACATCTATAAAATTTGAGATTCTGATTGAAGATTCCCAATTGTAATTCATTGATTTTCAACACAAATCAATTTGTTAATTAAGTTTTAACAAAATACTACACAAACTAAATCAATACTAACCCATAAGTTTACAGCATCAAAAATAAAAACCGAATTTAAATTGAGAACACATGAAAAAGGACCTGTTTACTCTTTTACTATGTAGTATGCTATTCGCACAATTACCGGGTTTTGCCAATAGCGATTCAACACGCAAAACTGTTATAATACGTGGTTCGGAACAACATTCTGCACAACGTAGTCCATTCCCGGCACAAGTATTTCTCATGGATCATTTATTAACGGCCGAGTCACTAGACTTCGAATCCGATTTTAAAATAACCATAACGAATATGTCGACAGGCGAAGTTGTGCATGAGCAAACTTATAATGCTAGTACTAAGCATACAACTATTGATTTAGGCACAGAAGAAACCGGAGAATACCAAATTGAACTGTCGTCAACAAACTGGCAACTCTACGGAAATTTTGACTTATGAAAATACTACGTAATTCTTCATACATTATAGATGTAAAATTGGAGGACACCGATAAGTACATGCTACTTCATGGCTATACAGGAGCAATCGATGTTGTAAGCAAACACATTATGTCCTTTCTGAAAAACACCAATAACGGCTTTACTGAGGAGGAATGTCCTTTATCGAGAGATACAATCTCGGCACTGAAAAAACGAGGTTATATCACCACCAAAAGCCAAGAAGAGGAATATGCATACGTAGAAAGGCTGGCTGAAGCATTGCACCGTAAAGAGAAAATTCTAAATACAGTTTTCATTTTCGTCATAACCTATAACTGTAATTTCAGATGCCCATATTGTTTTGAAGCAGGACTGCATAATGATTCTATCAGGAATGTTTTCACCAAAGAAATGGCAGACAAAGCCTATCAAGCAATTTTAAAAATAGAACCACGCGAACAGTTACGGGCAAAGAATATTACTCTATATGGTGGAGAACCTTTATTGAAAGAAAATAAAGAGGTGATAGAATATATTGTTCTCAAAGGGAAAGAATTAGGTTTTCAATTCAATGCCGTAACAAATGGATATGATTTAGACGCATATAAAGAATTATTGTCTCCTGATTTAATCAGCCATGTACAAATAACTATTGATGGGATGAAAGAACTTCATAACACAAAAAGAGTACACTACAAAGACTATAATACATTTGACAAAATTATATCTAATATTGGAATAGCTTTAAAACAAGGCACGGGAGTGACTATTAGAGTTAATACAGACAGAAACAATTTTGATGATTTACAACAATTAAAAGCATTATTCGACAAATTAGGTTATTCACAATACGAAAACTTCAAGTTAAATTCAGCATTATTACGCGGATATGACAGTGAGGGGCAACACACAAAGAATATCCCTTCCAATATGTTTTCTCAACGAGAATTTATGGAAAAGCATAAAAAACTTAAATTTAATTATGGCTGTCAAGACTATGGTGTATCTTATAAAATTTATTCATCCATAGTCAATAACAAACCACTCGAATTTCGTTCTATATTCTGCAAATCCCAATCAAATGAATATGTTTTAGACCCGTTCGGCAAAATATTTCCTTGTTGGGAGGTTGTTGGAAAAGCAGAGTCTCAATTAGGGGATTACTTGAATGATAAAATACAATGGAATAAAAAGATATTCAATCAATGGAGAGGTTATAACATCAATAGTTCTCTTATGTGTAAACATTGTAAATATGCATTATTATGTGGCGGAGGATGTCCGGCTCATTCTTTCAGTAATCCGACAGAATGTAGCCAATTTCCAACAGTTATTAATTATGCTGTCAACAGGGCTTTTCGAAAAGTAAACAACATAAGTATTAATTAAATTTATTTCAACAATGGAAAACAAAAAAACATCTAAAGGAATAGATTCTGAAGAATTTACTCCTATGAATACAGAACTTTCAGAGTTCTTTGTAGAAGAATTGGAACAGAGACTGGAAACCGACCCGCTAATTGCAGGTGGATTGCTGGATTTGTTCTCCATGACAGAAGAGCAAATCGGAACAAACCCACTTGGCTCTGACTATTGTGGAGTTTACTCCGTATGCGACAGTTATTGGTAATCAACAGCTCATGCTTTTTTATGTGGATAAGTGCTTGATTAAGCACTTATCCATACAAAATATCTTTGCCGAACTTAATAATATACCAACTGGAAGTATGAGCATATCTGCCATATTGAAGGTCTATTGATTTAAAGACAATAATATTAACCAAGAGTTTTACTAATTACCAAAAAACAATGAAGGCATTAATTTTCGTTAGCTTCATATTATTCTCACTTTCAAACATCCAAGCGAAAGATTTTACTTTGCAAGGACGAGTTATTGACACCGATAAGAACATTATAGTTGGGGCTACGATTCAATGTCTTCAACATGACTCAATTTTTATCAATGGAGGCACAAGCGATGAAAAAGGAAATTTTAGCATCTCACTCCCTCATCAAGGAGACTACAAACTAAGGATTAGTTATATAGGATACGAGACAAACACCTCATTTTTGGAAAACATACAAAATAATATGAATGTAGGAGATATTATACTGACAAGCACTTCTATTAATCTTAATGAAGTAGCAATTACTGCACGTCAAGTAGTTCGTACAACAGATAAGTTAACCATATTTCCCACCAAACAACAATTACGCCATTCTGTAGGAGGTTATGAGGCTCTGGCACATTTACTAATCCCCACATTAGATGTTGACCCATTAAAAAAAAATATCTCCATGAAAGAAGGCACTGTTGTAACATGCATAAATGGCAGACAAGCAACTAATACAGAAATAAACAACATAAACTCTGGAAGTATCCTACGTATAGACTTCTATGACCATGGACATCCAGAACATCCTGACGCATATGCAGTAATAGACTATATCCTTAAACAACAAGATACAGGAGGTACGATTGCCGCCAACGGTGAACAACACCTAAACAAGCCTACCGGCAACTATGACATAAACGGGCAGTTCTTAAAAAAAAATTCAGAAGTGACTTTTTATATAAGTGATGCATATAACAACTTCAATGCAAAAGAAGGAAACTATTCAAAAACTTTATTCATCTATCCCGAGGCTGTTCTTGAAAGAAAAAGCATAGCTCTTCCATCCAAACAATGGAGCAACACTTTAAGTTCCTACCTAAATTATAGCCACAAAACTTCTAAAAATATTTTTTACGCCGCTTTGCGCTACAACACAGGGAAGACATGTGATACAAACAACAGTATTCAAGAGTACAATAATCTGAACAGTTCACTTAATGTACGTGATTTTTCCAAAACAAGCAATATAAATCCCGGCATTGAACTATCCTACAACGGTAAGTTTCATCGAAAACAAACATTCAAAATCACTCTTTCATCCGACTATAACCACAATGAATATGCACGCGAATATTCGGAACTGGCGTCTTCTACATCTTCCATTACATCCAAAACAAAAGAAGACTATTTTTTCCTGAAAATTCTTGCTATTTATACAAAAACATTCAAAAACAACGGGACTCTTAGCAGTGTATTTATTCATTATCAAAACAATTCTCACACCAATCAACGTGCTAATGAAATGACAAATACAGAAGACTATCTTCACTACAACGGAACCGCTTTATATATAGCCTACCAACAAAACATCCAAAAGATGTCTTTCCGCTTCAAATGGGGGAACAGTCTGGAAATACACAAAAGCAAAAACAACTCCAAGATACAAAAACTATTATTATATCCAGAGATTAACCTTAACTATCAGAGCACGTCCAACCAAAACTGGCAATTTACCGCACGTTATCTTACTGAAACTCCACAAATGGCATGGTTGACGAATACCGAACAGCAAATCGATCCTTTACAAACTCGCCAAGGAAATCCAAACTTAAAAAACCGCAGTATATTGGAAACCTTTATCTCTTATTCGATTGATACAAAATGGATGACTTTAATACCACGAATGGAATACAGTCCTTTGTTTAATGATTTCTACGAATCTGTCAACAGAAACAATGACACTTTTATTCATTCATACCAAACAGGTGGTACATTGCAATACATCTGCCCTGACTTAACATTAAACATTAAGTTAGTACCGCAAATACTCACATTAAACATAAATACAGGATGGGAAAAAATATGGTATAAGACGTGGGAAAAGAACAAAATTACTAACTGGAAATACAATGCAAAGTTCTTATTCATTTATAAAAACTTCATGGCATCAGCAAACATCAACGCTCCGAGAAAGGATATTATATTGGGAATGGTCCAAAAGATTCCATTTAGCTACCGTATTAATTTGGGATATACTCATCGTAACCTAAATATACAATTAAACACCAGAAATCCATTCTCACGTTTTACCAAACAAACAGACTTATATAGTCCGAATTATAGCAACCATACCGACTCATACATTCCCAAAGCTGAAGACCACGTGTTTTACATAAAAGCTAATTATCGTTTTAACTTTGGGAGGAAGCATAACTTTTCTCAACCCAATATAGAAAACACAACCAAATCTGCCATATTGAAAGCATATTGACTATAAAAAAGAAAGGAGATTATTTATGAATTTCGAAATCATCAAAAAAATATCAGTATGTGAATTTTCAACATCCTCTGCCAATCAGTCTTACCTAGTGCATTATAAAAATAGGTTCTTTGAAGTAAGCCGGGTGATGGCTTTGCTGATTGAAGTTATAAAAAGAAGCAATACACAAGAAGAAGCTGTACACTCATTTATTCAATCAACTGATGGGAAATATACAGAAAAGTCTGTTATAGAAATAATAAATAAGTTTATAAATAAGCTGGAAGGGACGCCAAGTAACAAAAAAACTTTTTTGCTCAATAAAGAATTAATCCCATCACATGTCATAAGCAAATGCACACCATTTTTCAGTGTCTTATTTGAAAAGAAGATTATGGTTTCCGTTTTATGTATTTTATTGGGAATGGAAGGTTATTTTATGGCTACTTCTTTATCAGTTTTAAATATGCCTGCCATCGACCTGTACACAATATGCGGATTATTCTTGTTTTTCATTCTGTCTTCTTTATTCCATGAATTAGGACACGCCTCTGCCTGCCAATTTTACAACATACAACATGGTGGAATCGGCTTTGGATTATATTTGAATTTTCCGGTCTTTTATACAGATGTTTCCAATACGTGGACTCTATCCCGCCCCAAAAGATGTATCATAAATGTTGCAGGAGTTTACTTTCAGATACTACTACTTATACCATTGTTGACAATCTATTTCTACACGCAAAACAACATTCTAAAATATATCATTATCATGACAAATATTAATTTCATAATCACACTTAACCCATTCTTCAAGTTTGATGGTTACTGGTTGATGACAGACTTGCTAGGAGTTGCCAACTTGCGAAAAAAGTGCGGAGAATATATCATTTATTTATTGAAAAAACTGAAAAGAAAAGATACCAATCCAAAGCCTTACCTTTTCTCTCTTAGAAAACGGGAAAAAACGGTGATGATCATCTATACCTGTCTGGTTAATCTCTTTTTCGGCTACTACTTCTTATACGTGTTACCGACCTTTCTTATCAAATTTTGCAAGTCATTTCCCGAAGCATTCGGAAGTTTTATCACAGAGTTGGCAAATCATCAGGTTCCGG contains these protein-coding regions:
- the rhaB gene encoding rhamnulokinase, yielding MKQNFFAVDLGATSGRTILGTFFEGGLNLEEINRFPNHLIEVGGHFYWDIYALYRHIIDGLKLVAHRGESIASIGIDTWGVDFVCIGKDGNLLRQPYSYRDPHTVGAPETLFSRISRSEVYGKTGIQIMNFNSLFQLDTLRRNHDSALAVADKILFMPDALSYMLTGEMVTEYTIASTAQLVNAETRRLEPELLKVVGLSEKNFGRFVFPGEKVGVLTEEVQKITGLGAIPVIAVAGHDTGSAVAAVPALDRNFAYLSSGTWSLMGVETDAPVINAETEALNFTNEGGVEGTIRLLKNICGMWLLERCRLNWGDTSYPELISEADACEPFRSLINPDDDCFANPADMEKAIIEYCRTTGQPVPEKRGQVVRCIFESLALRYRQVLENLRLLSPHPIETLHVIGGGSRNDLLNQFTANAIGIPVVAGPSEATAIGNVMIQAMAAGEATDVAGMRRLISRSIPLKTYRPQDTEAWDTAYIHFKNCVRK
- a CDS encoding DUF3244 domain-containing protein; protein product: MKKDLFTLLLCSMLFAQLPGFANSDSTRKTVIIRGSEQHSAQRSPFPAQVFLMDHLLTAESLDFESDFKITITNMSTGEVVHEQTYNASTKHTTIDLGTEETGEYQIELSSTNWQLYGNFDL
- a CDS encoding radical SAM protein, with the translated sequence MKILRNSSYIIDVKLEDTDKYMLLHGYTGAIDVVSKHIMSFLKNTNNGFTEEECPLSRDTISALKKRGYITTKSQEEEYAYVERLAEALHRKEKILNTVFIFVITYNCNFRCPYCFEAGLHNDSIRNVFTKEMADKAYQAILKIEPREQLRAKNITLYGGEPLLKENKEVIEYIVLKGKELGFQFNAVTNGYDLDAYKELLSPDLISHVQITIDGMKELHNTKRVHYKDYNTFDKIISNIGIALKQGTGVTIRVNTDRNNFDDLQQLKALFDKLGYSQYENFKLNSALLRGYDSEGQHTKNIPSNMFSQREFMEKHKKLKFNYGCQDYGVSYKIYSSIVNNKPLEFRSIFCKSQSNEYVLDPFGKIFPCWEVVGKAESQLGDYLNDKIQWNKKIFNQWRGYNINSSLMCKHCKYALLCGGGCPAHSFSNPTECSQFPTVINYAVNRAFRKVNNISIN
- a CDS encoding TonB-dependent receptor translates to MKALIFVSFILFSLSNIQAKDFTLQGRVIDTDKNIIVGATIQCLQHDSIFINGGTSDEKGNFSISLPHQGDYKLRISYIGYETNTSFLENIQNNMNVGDIILTSTSINLNEVAITARQVVRTTDKLTIFPTKQQLRHSVGGYEALAHLLIPTLDVDPLKKNISMKEGTVVTCINGRQATNTEINNINSGSILRIDFYDHGHPEHPDAYAVIDYILKQQDTGGTIAANGEQHLNKPTGNYDINGQFLKKNSEVTFYISDAYNNFNAKEGNYSKTLFIYPEAVLERKSIALPSKQWSNTLSSYLNYSHKTSKNIFYAALRYNTGKTCDTNNSIQEYNNLNSSLNVRDFSKTSNINPGIELSYNGKFHRKQTFKITLSSDYNHNEYAREYSELASSTSSITSKTKEDYFFLKILAIYTKTFKNNGTLSSVFIHYQNNSHTNQRANEMTNTEDYLHYNGTALYIAYQQNIQKMSFRFKWGNSLEIHKSKNNSKIQKLLLYPEINLNYQSTSNQNWQFTARYLTETPQMAWLTNTEQQIDPLQTRQGNPNLKNRSILETFISYSIDTKWMTLIPRMEYSPLFNDFYESVNRNNDTFIHSYQTGGTLQYICPDLTLNIKLVPQILTLNINTGWEKIWYKTWEKNKITNWKYNAKFLFIYKNFMASANINAPRKDIILGMVQKIPFSYRINLGYTHRNLNIQLNTRNPFSRFTKQTDLYSPNYSNHTDSYIPKAEDHVFYIKANYRFNFGRKHNFSQPNIENTTKSAILKAY